TTCTCACCCTTTGGATTTGTTTCTACCTTAATGAGTCTTAAGTATTCATCATAGGTATGGTATTTGTCTAAATTGTTAGTTAGGCGTTCGCGATTCTTTCTTTGGTATAGTAGATAGTATTTGCGGAGAACATTTAGTTCCATCTCCACGTTGATAGGTGGAATGTTGACCTTTCTCGAAATTTCTCCGAGTGTCATCACCCCTTTGTTCTTTAAAATGGATGTTAGAATATTGACTTGTAAAGGGGTGAACTTTTCCAGGATCCCTTTTAGGTAAAACTCGTTCTGGAAAGTCTCCATGAGGCCCAAAATTGTCGATTTTTTGTCCTTTCCCGGGATCTTTTGGATGTTCCAAAGGCTTGCGATTTTTTTGATCTCGTTGAGATCGAGTTTCTCTAACTCTTGGTACAGGACAGTTTCTTGGCTCATGGGTGCGATTTGATAAGTTTTTGTTTGAGACCTATTCCTGCAACTCTATTTCAATTGCAGAAGCGAAGGGGATTTTCTCGTTTCCAATCCCGATTTAGGTCTCAAACTAGGGCGTATGGATTCCCTTTCTGAACTTGTTTCTTTTGGTTGGCAATCAAGCCTTCGAGTCGCTCATTCCAGTTTTGTGTTCACTTCCAAGGCGATAGGGATTCTCACCCAGCTAGCGAAAGGACAACCCAATCACAGAGACATTGCGATCACCCTAAGAGAAGCATTTGCAAACCTTGGTGCCACCTACATCAAATTAGGTCAGTTCATAGCCAGTGCCCCTTCCCTCTTTCCCAAAGAGTATGTAGAGGAAATGCAGGCCTGTTTGGATTCTGTCCGCCCCGTTGCCTTCCGGGACATACGATCCTCCGTAGAACGGGAATTGGGTGGAAAATTAGAATCGTTATTCCATAGTTTTGAAGAATCTCCTCTAGCCTCTGCCTCCATTGCACAAGTCCATGCGGCCGTCACCAAAGAAGGTCTTGATGTCGTTGTCAAGGTCCAGAGGCCTGATGTCCACCTAACGTTAAAAACTGATATGCAGATTTTAGGAATCCTTACTAAAATTTTGGAGTTCATTGCACCTGAATTTAAAAAATCCGGACTTACTGCAATGTTTGATGAATTCCAAATTTCTATTTTACAAGAAATTGATTTTATCCAAGAAGCAAAGAATATTGAAGAGTTTGAAGAATACTTATTACGAGTGAAAGAATCTAGAGCCAGAGTTCCCCGAGTTTATCATACTCTTTCCACAAAAAAAGTTTTGACCATGGAACGATTCTATGGTGTCCCCATTACCGACGAAGCGGGTCTACGGAAATTCACAAACAATCCAAGAAAGGTTTTAAGTGATGCACTCGAGATTTGGTTTTCTTCTTTATCCAACCAAGGTTTTTTTCATGCGGATGTCCATGCAGGAAACTTAATGATTCTAAAGGATGGAACCATTGGTTTTATTGACTTTGGAATTGTGGGTAGGATCTCTCCTAAAATCTGGAAGGGACTTATGTTATTTACCCAAGGAATTGGAATTGGTGAACCTACATTAGTGGCTCAAGGTTTGGTCGAAATGGATTCAACTGATAGCGGTGTAAACCCTACGCTACTTGCAAAAGAATTAGATTCAGTTTTTAATGAATTAGAATCAGTTTATGTTCATTTGACCGACAATGAGATGTTTGACGAATCCAGGGTAAATCGAATCATGTATGACATGAAGGAAATAGCCGAAAAAAATGGATTAAAAATCCCAAGAGAGTTCGCTCTCCTCATGAAACAAATGTTATACTTTGATCGTTATGTAAAATCCATGGCTCCTGAAATCAACCTATTCCGCGACTCACAGAAATTTGCAATCTCGTAAACCAAAAACATGACAATACAAGATTTAAAAATTGGAGAAACAGCGGAGATAGTTTCTTTGGATTCTAAACTACTTCCCAAACCCATGTTAACTGAGTTACTAGAACTCGGCTTTTTCCCAGGTGCAGTAATCACACTCAAACACAAATCATTGTTACTTGGTAAAATGGTTTGTACCTTGAGCGGAACAACCATTGCTTTACGAATCAATGATGGGAATGCAATAGAAATTAAATTAAGACAAACATGAAAGAAAAACGAATTTATTTAGTTGGAAATCCCAATTGCGGAAAATCAACTCTCTTTAACCAACTTACAGGCCTCAAACAAAAAACCGGAAACTTTAGTGGAGTCACAGTCGAAAAAAGAGAAGGCATCCTAAGCTTAGATGATTCTGACTGGATTATCACCGACTTACCAGGGACATACGGTCTTGGTGGAATTGCAGAAGATAAAAAAATTGCCTACGAAATTTTACTTTCTAGAAAACCGGAAGAACAAGTCATTTATGTTTTGGATGCTTTAAACTTAGAGCGGGGTCTTCAGTTTTTACTTCAAATCATTGATATGGGAGTTCCTGCAATAGTGGTACTTACCATGAAAGATGTTTTAGAAAAAAAAAGAATCCAATTGGATCTCGAAAAACTAAAAAAATCGATAGGACTCCAATTTATTTTGGTAAATGCAAAATCGGGTGAAGGAATTGATACCTTAAAAGAAGTATTAAAAAACCCAAATAGTTTTCAGAAACGCACTCGTTTATGGACTTGGGGATCGAAAGAGGAATCTTTTTTAACCTTAGCAAAACGAAAGCTCGGAATTACAACAAACGAAGCAGAATTCTTTTTGTCTCAATCTCTAAAATATATAAATAAAGATCCACATTTAAGTGAAGAACGTTATTTCTCTAAGTTTCCCGAAGATACAAAACACTGGTTACGAACAGAGGTAGAGGGAAAAGGTTTTTCCTTTTATTACCAAGAAGAAATGATTTATCGGTCTTTCTTTATTAAAAAAGTTTTGGCAGATGTGATTACATATCCGAAATCCACTCCTGGTAGTTGGGAAGAAAAATTGGATTTAGTTTTATTACATCCAATTTTTGGATTTGTATGTTTTTTTCTTTTGATGGGACTTCTTTTCCAAAGTTTATTTAGTTTTGCCGAACTTCCTATGGACCTCATAGAATCAGGGATCACAAACTTACAATTGTTTGTGGAATCTTTCTTAAGTGAAGGTCTATTCAGATCTTTGGTGGCCGAAGGAATTATTGGAGGAGTGGGAAGTGTGATTGTTTTTATTCCTCAAATTGCTCTTCTCTTTTTATTTATCGGAATATTAGAAGAGTCAGGTTATTTAGCCCGCGCCAGTTTTTTAATGGATCGGATTATGGGTAAATTTGGTCTCTCTGGAAAATCCTTTATCCCTTTGTTATCTTCTGCGGCCTGTGCGGTTCCTGCAATCCTTGGAACAAGAACCATCGAAAATAAATCTGACCGTTTTACAACGATTATGGTGTCACCACTTGTGATGTGTTCCGCAAGGTATCCGGTATATATTTTAATTGTGGGAACAGTATTTAGTTTTCCACCTGTATTTGGAATTTTTAATATCCAGGGGTTTGTTTTGTTCTCAATGTTTTTTTTGGGAATGATCACTAGTTTTGGATTTGCTTTACTCTTTCGCAAAACCGTATTCAAAGAAGTTGCTTCCTATTTTGTGATGGAACTTCCAAGATACAACATTCCTTCTATAAAAAGTTTATTTCATACAGTTTATGGAAAGGTAAAATCATTTTTATCTACTGCAGGTCAGATCATTCTATATATTTCTGTGCTTCTTTGGTTTTTAAGCCACTTCCCTGCTGAATATAAAAATAACGAATGGAAAACTAGTCCCATAGAAAGTTCTTATATTGGAACGGTCGGGAAGGTTATGGAACCTGCAATTGAACCTCTTGGTTTTGATTGGAAAATTGGGATTTCCATTATCACTTCCTTTGCTGCCAGAGAAGTGATGGTCTCCACCTTAGCGGTATTATATGGATCGGAAGAAAACGAAGAAGGTGAATCATTACGCTCCACACTTCGTACAGAAACAAGAGCAGATGGAACTCTCGTTTGGACGCCACTTTCTGGTCTTTCTCTTCTAGTATTTTTTGCCTTTGCGAGCCAATGTATGTCCACCCTTGCTGTTACCAAAAAAGAAACAGGGACTATATTTTGGCCGATCGTACAATTTTTATATATGACAACTCTTGCCATTACCGCCTCGTTTCTAATTTTCCAATTGGGAAAAATTTTAGGATTTTCTTAATTTGCCGACAATGAAGGAAAGAAGGGCAACTTGGATTTTAAAATTGGCACAAAAACTTTAACTAGAAAATCAGAACCATATCTGGTAGCAGAAATCGGCCTAAACCATAATGCCGACATGGAAATTGGAAAACGAACGATCGCAAAAGCCAAAGAGTCCGGAGCCCATGCGGTCAAATTCCAAACCTACCGAACCGAAGAGTTTATCGATGAGTCGAATCCCGATGTAAAGTTTCTTTTTGATATATTTAAAACTTATGAATTGAATGAAACCGAACACCTAGAATTGCAAAAGACTGCTCTTGATTTAGGACTCGACTTTTTTTCCACTCCTCTTTGTGAATCCGCAGTAGATCTGTTATGTGGACTGAATGTTCCTATTCTAAAAATAGCATCTGGTGATATTGTCAACCTACCCTTACTTAAAAAATCAGTCCAATCAGGAAAACCACTAATCGTATCCACAGGGGCTGCTTTACCCGAAGAAGTGACGAGAGCTATTTCATTTTTTCAAAATAACCAAACGGAAGTTTGTTTACTCCATTGTGTGTCCATGTATCCCACTCCCTTAAACAAAGTAAACCTTCAGTCCATTCCTTTCTATTTAGATACAACTGATTATGTGGTAGGATTTAGTGACCATTCCGATGGAACTATGGCTTCTTCTGCTGCTTGTGCTTTAGGAGCCGTTGTTTTTGAAAAACACTTCACTTTGGATCGAAACCTAGAAGGGCCCGACCATGGAATTTCTATGGATCCAATTATGTTTTCAAAACTTGCCAATGACTTAAAACAAAGTTTTGAAATGGGTGGGAAGTATGGTAAAAACGCTCATTCAGAAGAAACCAGTGGTTGGTTTTATGGCAGACGGTCTTTATACAAAAAAGGTAGTTCTATTTTGAGCCTAAGGCCAGCATTACACACGAAAGATAAAAATGTTTTGGATTCTTGGGAGATCGATAGAGTGGGAAATCCTTCTGGAATACCAGAAGGACCGGTCCGTTTATCACCTACTTCTAAGTAGGTGATAAATTCAAATTACATTTTTTGGATGATTTGTTCGAGGAGTGTTTTTAGAAAAATTGGATTTGGAGTTCCACTTTCAATCTTTCTATCATTGACATAAAGGGAAGGAGTGGATTGAATATTTAACTTTTCTGCTTCATCAATTTCAGAATTCAATTGGTTTTGTGCTTCTTTGGATGCCATACATGCCTTCAATGAATTCACATTAAGTCCTATCGAATTTGCTAAATTCACTACACTAGATCCAGAGTGAGCCACACCTTTTTCTAAGTTATCATAAAGTCCACGATACATAGGTTCGAACTTTCCTTGTTTGTCAGCACAAATAGCAGCAATGGCAGCGACGCAGGAAGAGGCATCAGGTCTTGGTTGTTGCATCAGACGGTTACAAGTTCCATCTAATGGGAAGTTTTTATAAACCACTCGAACCATTCCATCATATTCGGAAAGCACCGTATGTAAGATATGGCTTGTATGCAAACAATGACCGCAGTTGTAGTCTGCATACTTAACAATAGTTATAGGTGCATCCTTTTTACCAATAAAAGGGGAACCTGCCACTTGGATTCCGAGAGTTGGTTCTTGAAAATATACAGCAATTTTAGATTGGATTTCTTTTGAGTCCATTCCTCTTGAAGTTGCTAAGGTATTGGAATTAGATCCGCTGACCCACATTTTGCTTGATGCATATCCCAACGAAAAACTAAAAAAATAAACGAGACCTAAAGTTGTGATCCCTTCTTTGATTGCCACAGGGAAATTAAGTTTTGGTTTTCCTTCTGTTTTCCAAAGTAAAAACAAAATACCAAGTAAAGCTATTGTTACAATATAAGTAACAAAACAAAGTTGGCAAATGGTTCCGATGATACCCACCGAAATTCCAAAGAGAACCAAGTCAAGAATCAATCCCAAAACTAAAACTGGAAACAGGAGAGAAATGAACTTAGAAACTTCTTCGTTTGATTTGGCTCTGGTCACCAAAAAGAAAGAATAAGCTAACAATCCATAAAAACCAAATCCAAGTAAGGCAATGGGTACGTTCCCTAAAAAAGGAACTCCAGGAATTGCCGAATAAGCACTCTCTGCTACCTTTAAACAAGAGTCACCACCACCTAACGCGGAGCATGCGGAATTGGCTATGTTTTCGGTTCCAACGCCAAAGTATTCGATTGCCAATAGGAAAGAGACAATGAGTCCAATGACTCCACCGATCACTCCTGCTAATGCTAAATTCTTACGATTCATCAATTTTCATTCCTCTTCTTACTTAGAATCCTGATACTTTCTTTTAGGTCCAATTTTCCTTCATAAATGGCTTTTCCAGTAATAGCTCCAAAGAGTTTTCCTTTAGAAGCTTCATACAAATCCACTAAATCCTGCGTTGAAGAGACCCCACCCGAAGCGACAAGTTGCAAATCGGGGAATAAGGATAACAACTCCAAATACACCGCAGTGTTTGGTCCCGCCATCATTCCATCTTTTGATATGTCTGTAAAGATCACATGGCGGATTCCCATTCCATACATAGTTTTTAAAAATTCAGTATATTTAATTCCAGAATTGGTCTCCCAACCTTTGGTTCGAACCAATCCGTCTTTGGCATCCACACCAATCACGATGCGATCCTGGCCAAAAATTTTTAAACCCTCTTCTACAACTTTTGGGTCTTCGACAGCAACAGTTCCTAAAATGAATCGAGTTACCCCTAACCCATCATAAAATTTCATATTTTCAAGAGAACGAATCCCACCGCCTAATTCTAATTCTACGGAACAATTGTCTTTGATTTTACGGATTGCTTTTTCATTTTCTGACTTTCCGGTTTTGGCTGCGTTTAAATCCACAATGTGGATGAGAGTGGCACCTTGTTCTTCAAACACTTGGATCATTTTTTCCGGTTCAGAAGAATACACAGTTTTTTTGGAATAATCGCCCTGGAGTAAACGTACGGCTTCGTTATCTAAAAGATCAATCGCAGGTAATACTAACATATTAAAGTTCTATAAAATTTTTAAGGATTCCGAGTCCCGTTGTATCTGATTTTTCTGGATGGAACTGGGTTCCAAACACAGTTTCTTTTTCCACAACAGCAGGAAAAGACTCTCCATAATAATGACAGTTAGCTGTGATATCCATTCTATCTACACCAACGGGCCGGTAAGAATGGATAAAATACATAAAAGATTCGTTAGGAATTCCTTTGAGTAATTTTGTATTTTTTGCTTTGATATCAAAAAGTTTGTTCCAACCCATGTGCGGAACTTTTAGATTTTGTTTTCCTTCAAACTTTCTAATTTTACCACGAATGAGTCCTAAACCGGGAATGGTGGTTCCTGTTTTGGATGTCTCATCTGAATCTTCAAATAACACTTGATATCCGATACAAATCCCAAGAAGTGATTTTTTAGCTTCTACATGTTCTTTTAAAACAGATGAGAATCCTGCTTCGTTTAAATTTTGCATTGCTTTATCAAAATGTCCGTCGCCCGGCAATATGATTTTATCTGCTTTTTTAACTGTTTCGATATCACTTGTAAATTGAAAATCACTTGTGTATAAAGAAACAGCCTTGAGTAAGGAATGGATATTCCCCATTCCAAAATCTAAAACTGCAATCACTCCAACATACCTTTGGTAGACGGGATTTGATCACTGGCAGCAGCATCAATGGCAATCGCTTGGCGTAATGCCTTACCTAGTCCCTTAAAAATGGACTCGTGGATGTGGTGGCGGTTTTCTCCATAGTGAACCACTACGTGTAAATTCATCTTGGCATTCAGAGCAAATTTTTGAAGGAACTCGAGTGTCAGTTCTGCATCGTAAATTCCGAATTTCCCATCCAAAGGTGGGCCCGTGTATTTAAAATAAAACCTTCCCCCAAGATCCACTGCAACAGTGGTCAGCACTTCATCCATGGGCAAAGTAAAATGACCATAACGAAAGATCCCTTTTTTGTCACCTAACTGGTTGTGGATCATTTGTCCCATAAGGATGGCAGTGTCCTCCACCGAGTGGTGGCAATCGATACCAATATCTCCTCGGAGTTTGAGGTTCATATCAATGAGGCCATGTTTGGAGATATGGGAGAGCATATGCTCAAAAAACGGGATTTCTGTATCGAACTGGTAAACCCCGGTGCCTCGGACGTTTAGGTCGAGCCGGATGTCTGTTTCGGATGTCTTTCTTGATTCCACCATATTCCTAGCATGTTTGGTAGAAAACCCAGGTGTCAAGAGAGAATGTGGGGAGGTTTAAGAGGCGAGGCTTAGAACCCCGGCCAAATCATACCCAACAAACACCCAGAAAAAATAAACCATGGCAATGACAGAAAAGATAAGAATGCGTTTCCAATGTTCCTTCAAAGAAGTCCCTCTATGGAAACCAACAACTACCCGAAAGATTCTTCTCAGTTTTTTAGGGAAATCCTATGGATTTTTTCAAACAAAGGAGAGAAACTTTTATTTCCCAAAACGTTGGTTGAACATACGTACAAGCTCCGAAATGGAATCTTCTACATACTTAAAGTGTTTGGGTTTCATAGGATCCAAGGGCATCATATCATGGATTTTTTTATAACGGTCAAATGACTCACGAATGTATTCCAAATATTTTTGGCTTGTGATTCCATACCGTTTGAATAGAGGTTCGTTCTCTAGGAACATCCTCTTGAAATCATCCGCATAGGTTCCATCGTTTAAGAAGTAGAAACGCAGGTCCGTTTTTGCCTGAGAAAAGGCGATATCAATATTGGTAATGAATTTTGAAGTTTTAGCTGTTTCGGGACTAGTTTCTGGGCTCTGTTCAGACAATTTAGCGGCCGCTTGTTCGATCGCTTTTTGTTCCGAACTACGTTTTTCTTTTTCGAATTCTTTTGCTAATTTTTCGCGTTTGAGAACCTCTTCCACTGAGGATTTCTTGTCTACAGGCATGATTCCATTATCCTCATCTTAAGAGACTGTCAAGAAATTAGACGAAAAATTATTCTTTTGCCTTTCGTAAGGCGCAATTTACTAACCACTCACAACGCAAACAAATCGGATCCTCGGTGTTATACGTAGACGGAGGACAAATATTGGCATTTGCCACTTGCATTCCTTGTAAATAATTTATTATCGATGGCAGGTCTTTTTTAGAATCAATCTGACCGAGAACGTTTTCATTGATTTTTTTTTGATCAAGGAAAAGATCTTCAATGACTTGTGGTTTGGTTTTGGACTGGATTTTGGTCTCTCTAGGTGCTTCCCATTCCAATCCAGGAATATAAGGAAGACTTCCTGGTTTGATTTGTTTTTGAAACAGTTTGTAGAGGAGCAAAGCCGTAAGGGCTCCACCCAAATGGCAGGTGTTAGAGATCGCTCCATTTCCAATTTGAGAGATTAAGTATCCAATCACTAAGGAAACCCAAACCGCATTTTTTGCCTTCACAGGAAAAATAAACAGAAGCAGTTCCGCATTGGGATAAAAAATTCCAAAGAGAGCTAGGAGTCCAAAAAGAGCACCGGAAGCACCGATGGTTTGTGTGGTCATAGATTCTAATAAAGGAATGTTTCCACCTAACATTTCATTTAGATAGGCTGACAAAACTACAAAAATTCCAGCACCAATTTGGGAGGCAAAATACAAAATCGTAAATTTAGTTTTTCCAATGATAGGAATGATGTTGGATCCTAACATGTACATTCCATACATATTCACAAGTAAATGAAATGGAATCAGTTCTACCGCATGTAAAAATCCATATGTGAATACTTGCCAAACAGCTCCACCTAACACGAAATCAGGTGTTAATCCAAATCGATAGATCAACTGTTGGTTTGCAAAGTATTGGAGGAAAAAAATAAGACAATTGATTATGAGAATTACATTCAGGGGATGAAGGATGGGATTCCCAAATAAACTAGGACTCTGGCCTCGATTTCTAGACATGTAACCTCCAGAATTTAGATGGCTTGGAAAGAAACAAGGGAAATAAAAAAAGGGGGTATCCTTTCGGAAAGCCCCCCCGGGAGTGACTTAAGGTAAAATCAGGCAACAGACCCTACCTTGATTATCAATCACTACTACCATCGGAATTCCGGTGCTTACGCTTAATAGACCTGAGGAAAAAAATTAGGCGATTTTTGAAAGGGAATACAAAGCTTCCCTGTTCAGAATATCAATGCGGTTTTTGTCTACGGAAATGAATTCCCTTGCTTTGAGGTCAGAAAGTGCCCGAACCAATGTTTCCGTTTTGGTTCCGATAAAGGTAGCGAGGACATCTCGTGTCACTTTTAATTCCACTTGGTTTTTTCGACCTTGTGCATTGTCCAAAACGATCAGTATTTCTGCTAATTTTTCGTGAACCTGTTTGGTTCCCAGAGAAACCACATGTTCCTCCATTTCCTGCCATTCCTTTGCCATTTGTCTGAAAACTTCTTTTTGGAAGTTGATATCATCGGCAACTAAGGCTTCGATAAGGACACCTGTGATGTAACAAGCATGGGTGTCTTCTACAGCGATCACATTATGGTGAGAAATTGAATCGGATATACAATCCCGAAATCCAACCCAGTCCCCAGGACCACTGAGACGTAAGGTTTGTTCCTTCCCGCTAGCGAGTTGGACATAACTGCGAACAAGACCCGACTTGATAAAGAAAAAACCATCGGCTTTGACCCCAGAAGTCACTAAGTGTTTTCCCCTAGGAAAAATGGTAAAGTCCTTACCCTCATTGATTCTTTCTATGGTTTCATGTGCAGCACAATGCAGAACATTGTGATTTTTATAATCACAAGCAAAACAGTCAGGATTGAGAGGAAGTTCGGCCATTTTAGTTTTGATCTAACCTCTTAAAAAATCCTTGTCGAGTCATAAATTTAGAAGTCTTCTAAATTTTTCATTTGCCGGTAAACTTTGGTTCCCGCTTTTCTAGGATACTTTTTATCGTCTCTTTAAAGTCGTCCGAAATAAAGTTGCGGGCTTGCGATTCTGCTTCTTTTTTTAGCGCGGAATCGAGTTGTTTCCAGGAATATAAATTTTTCTTTAACTCTTGTAAGGCGAGTGGCGCAGCTTTGGATAATGATAAGGCAAGGTCCATTGCACGAGAATACACTTCTGATTTGGGAACACTGTCAAGAGCGAGGCCACAAGTTTTTGCAAACTTACCATCAAACGTTTCTCCCGTGAGTAACAACCTACCTCCTAAACTTTTTCCGAGTAGTTCAGGAGATAAAAAACTAGAACCCATACCTGGATGGATCCCAAGTCGTACAAAATTAAAGGAGTACTTTCCTTCCTCTGCAAAAATTCTCAGATCACAACCAAAGGTTAGGGATAAACCAGCACCAATGGCATGTCCATTGACTGCAGCAATGACAGGAACGGGAAGTTTACGAACAGATAAAAAGAAACCGTAAAACTTTCTCATATCACGTCTGTTTTGCGAAAATGTTTTTTCAGAAAAGGATCGTAATAAATTTAAGTCTCCGCCAGCACAAAATACATCGTTACGGCCAGAGATGATTACAGCTCGAGGTAGGACTTTTTCTTTTTTAATGGAATGGATTAGGTCTGCGAACTCTTCCCCCATTTTCCAAGTCATGGAATTGCGAGAGGTAGGATTGTTTAAGAAGATGGAAACGATTTTTCCATCTTCGGTTTCACGGGATTCAATTTCTAGGAATTCATACTCTTTGGATTCAAATCGCGATTTCATCTATCTGAAAGGATTCGTACCAGGCTTTATCTTGTAAAGATAAAGGTTTATTCCCGATCTCCATATTTTCAAAGTAATTGAGTAGAATTTCTAGGTGTTGGGTTTCCAAATTTTCATTGGGAAGAGCCGCATCGATCCCTTTGCTTACTAAAGCTTCTGCTCTAATTTTGTCTTTGTAATGGTCCGGTTTTCCACTAAAGATCAAATGAGCAGAGATTAGGTCAAATCGGATGGTATCCACAATTCTTTGGAGTGACTCTTCCGATTCTAAAAAATAACGTGAGGCCACTTCGGTTTGAAAATAATCTCCCCAAGTGATGAGGTCAGGAACTGATCCTGTGCGTTCCAAAATTTTCTTTTGGGTTTCCTCATCTGTATATAACGAACCCGCGAATCGTTCTACAATGACAAACAATTCGGTTAGGATAGCTAATTTCTCCGGACTGAGAAGCCCTTGTCGGATCATTGGCATAAGTTCAGGATTGACTTGTTTTGGGAGAGTTAGTTCCATATACTTCCCATTTCGGCGAATTCTGTAGTTTCCTAGCACATTTTCCTCACTTGAAAATCGATTTTAGCCTCAAAGAAATCGATAATTTTAGTATGGCGATCGGCAGAACAGATTCGATGCAGGAACTCATAACGATCTTAGAATCGTTATTTGAAGAAACTATCATTGGGTCAGATGTCAATATTGTAAAACACCTCTTTTACTACCTGAAGGCCGATAACAGAGAATTTGAATTTATCTACGAAGAAGACACTCTTGTCGCTGCTGTGGAAGAAATTGAATCCCATACAGTCACCTTAATGATTCCCGATTTAGTAGAACAAGGATCGAGGCGAGCTAGAGTTCGATTTGAAGTGATGAATATCAACTACCAATTTGAGGTAGTGATTCTTGATATCCAAAAAGAAAAAATCGTAATAAAAACTCCGACTGAGTTACAGTCTTACCAACTCAGGACAAACAAACGGATCCCAGTAGACGATTTGTTTATGAACTTCATTATTTTATTTCGAAGTTTGACAGGTGGATCTCGCGAAGTAGGAAAAAACCTCTATGCGGAAAGCCGGTTTCCTCACCTAATGAAGGAAGTGCGAAAGGATCGCCCCGATAGCAAACTCATTAACGTAATGTTAACGGAAGCTATCGAAAGGATTTCAAAAGACTACGAAATTCATTTTTTCGAACCAGAAGAAAAACTGAATGAATATGAAGACTTTGTAAAAAAAACCATCCTTCGTACTGGTAAATCCATTTATATTCCGGATT
This portion of the Leptospira terpstrae serovar Hualin str. LT 11-33 = ATCC 700639 genome encodes:
- the hisB gene encoding imidazoleglycerol-phosphate dehydratase HisB, which produces MVESRKTSETDIRLDLNVRGTGVYQFDTEIPFFEHMLSHISKHGLIDMNLKLRGDIGIDCHHSVEDTAILMGQMIHNQLGDKKGIFRYGHFTLPMDEVLTTVAVDLGGRFYFKYTGPPLDGKFGIYDAELTLEFLQKFALNAKMNLHVVVHYGENRHHIHESIFKGLGKALRQAIAIDAAASDQIPSTKGMLE
- a CDS encoding LIC11177 family protein → MPVDKKSSVEEVLKREKLAKEFEKEKRSSEQKAIEQAAAKLSEQSPETSPETAKTSKFITNIDIAFSQAKTDLRFYFLNDGTYADDFKRMFLENEPLFKRYGITSQKYLEYIRESFDRYKKIHDMMPLDPMKPKHFKYVEDSISELVRMFNQRFGK
- a CDS encoding rhomboid family intramembrane serine protease → MSRNRGQSPSLFGNPILHPLNVILIINCLIFFLQYFANQQLIYRFGLTPDFVLGGAVWQVFTYGFLHAVELIPFHLLVNMYGMYMLGSNIIPIIGKTKFTILYFASQIGAGIFVVLSAYLNEMLGGNIPLLESMTTQTIGASGALFGLLALFGIFYPNAELLLFIFPVKAKNAVWVSLVIGYLISQIGNGAISNTCHLGGALTALLLYKLFQKQIKPGSLPYIPGLEWEAPRETKIQSKTKPQVIEDLFLDQKKINENVLGQIDSKKDLPSIINYLQGMQVANANICPPSTYNTEDPICLRCEWLVNCALRKAKE
- a CDS encoding Crp/Fnr family transcriptional regulator — its product is MAELPLNPDCFACDYKNHNVLHCAAHETIERINEGKDFTIFPRGKHLVTSGVKADGFFFIKSGLVRSYVQLASGKEQTLRLSGPGDWVGFRDCISDSISHHNVIAVEDTHACYITGVLIEALVADDINFQKEVFRQMAKEWQEMEEHVVSLGTKQVHEKLAEILIVLDNAQGRKNQVELKVTRDVLATFIGTKTETLVRALSDLKAREFISVDKNRIDILNREALYSLSKIA
- a CDS encoding enoyl-CoA hydratase/isomerase family protein, yielding MKSRFESKEYEFLEIESRETEDGKIVSIFLNNPTSRNSMTWKMGEEFADLIHSIKKEKVLPRAVIISGRNDVFCAGGDLNLLRSFSEKTFSQNRRDMRKFYGFFLSVRKLPVPVIAAVNGHAIGAGLSLTFGCDLRIFAEEGKYSFNFVRLGIHPGMGSSFLSPELLGKSLGGRLLLTGETFDGKFAKTCGLALDSVPKSEVYSRAMDLALSLSKAAPLALQELKKNLYSWKQLDSALKKEAESQARNFISDDFKETIKSILEKREPKFTGK
- a CDS encoding PilZ domain-containing protein; the encoded protein is MAIGRTDSMQELITILESLFEETIIGSDVNIVKHLFYYLKADNREFEFIYEEDTLVAAVEEIESHTVTLMIPDLVEQGSRRARVRFEVMNINYQFEVVILDIQKEKIVIKTPTELQSYQLRTNKRIPVDDLFMNFIILFRSLTGGSREVGKNLYAESRFPHLMKEVRKDRPDSKLINVMLTEAIERISKDYEIHFFEPEEKLNEYEDFVKKTILRTGKSIYIPDCNRITSYINDPGDDVLFNYLNEHKEMAKEFGEEFALEFFESMRKHESRDFYVSYVITPIRLYEDVVGFIKVYSTAMERFTISQNQAVYIFELAEIISYVFTKIAIQHGSYETMQSTTKVVDISLDGLLFEIYDKRLFQYLKRHNIIKMFIPLNKERTMIIRGEIIRFLDKGDHYHLGVNYFSSAPDDMLHLESYLFEKSMKILSE